The Belonocnema kinseyi isolate 2016_QV_RU_SX_M_011 chromosome 10, B_treatae_v1, whole genome shotgun sequence genome has a window encoding:
- the LOC117182242 gene encoding F-box/LRR-repeat protein 4-like isoform X1, which yields MYFRVIMRRIYFVMKINNNMEKMEESREIDNGIGSINTLNDDCLRLVFQYLPIVEKIKVERVCKRWQKLSKESWYTFKRLDLCPSTWGWPDDTEKKFIDNDILHEVLIRCSQYLNDVDLRRNQSKILLYYVSIKDICLKCQRLKSLNLSDLSSSRRGHNCPYTDSEGLIDSLLLTCQNLIKFGLEPCYSGYHEKDLGRLFDNMRKIKYLRLGSYHRPLYIDGECLLHLPNDTIEEIVLVGCTFLQPSFFRKAFDSFDNLETLVLCNCQSVNDYALLTLAFHLKTLKALGITGSCLITEEGMKKTIRLKNLQKLNVMGNQSFTDDVLTGISANCQQLAFLDISFCQRITDKGILSTAFLSNLNHLIISQTKNISDEHLGRLHNLKYLEAGGCTRLKDDGLCELLETNLRLEVLHLEGSLSITDKLLTVATNATKERRSGAVLKISTSNTAMKRRESVSPFLSIVKSIRRVRGGRRVGFQDVFFLEGEDTYQVHEY from the exons ATAAACAACAATATGGAGAAAATGGAAGAGAGTCGAGAAATTGATAATGGTATTGGATCTATAAACACATTAAACGATGATTGCCTTAGACTAGTTTTTCAATACCTTCCCATAGTTGAGAAGATCAAGGTGGAAAGAG TATGCAAACGTTGGCAAAAATTAAGCAAGGAGTCGTGGTATACATTTAAGAGACTCGATCTCTGTCCTTCCACGTGGGGCTGGCCTGAtgatactgaaaaaaaattcatagatAACGACATACTTCACGAAGTACTAATTCGCTGCAGTCAATACCTAAATGATGTGGACTTACGCAGGAATCAGTCTAAGATTCTTTTGTATTATGTCTCAATAAAAGATATATGTTTAAAATGCCAAAGACTAAAGTCACTAAATTTATCAGACCTATCCTCAAGTCGGCGAGGACACAATTGTCCATATACGGATTCAGAGGGACTGATTGATTCATTGTTACTTACATGTCAAAACCTGATTAAATTTGGTTTGGAACCTTGTTATAGTGGATATCACGAAAAGGATTTAGGAAGATTGTTTGATAacatgagaaaaattaaatatcttcgACTTGGTTCATACCATAGGCCACTGTATATTGACGGAGAATGTTTGCTACATTTACCAAATGACACAATAGAAGAAATAGTACTAGTAGGTTGCACATTTCTTCAACCTAGTTTTTTTCGGAAA GCTTTCGACTCGTTTGATAATTTAGAAACACTTGTCCTGTGTAATTGTCAAAGTGTCAACGACTATGCTCTGCTGACGCttgcttttcatttaaaaactttaaaagctttGGGAATAACAGGATCATGTTTGATAACTGAGGAAGGAATGAAGAAAACAATTAGGCTGAAAAACCTTCAAAAGCTAAATGTCATGGGCAACCAATCATTTACTGATGACGTACTCACTGGAATATCAGCCAATTGTCAACAGCTtgcatttttggatatttcat TTTGTCAACGTATTACCGACAAGGGAATATTAAGCACTGCTTTTTTATCGAACCTGAATCATTTAATAATATCTCAGACAAAAAATATATCTGATGAACACTTAGGAAGGttacacaatttaaaatatttggaagctGGTGGCTGTACACGTTTAAAAGACGACGGTTTATGTGAATTACTTGAAACTAACCTCAGACTCGAAGTCCTCCACCTCGAAGGTAGTTTATCGATTACTGATAAGCTGCTGACAGTGGCCACTAATGCTACAAAAGAACGCCGAAGTGGTGCAGTTTTGAAAATTAGCACCTCAAACACTGCAATGAAAAGAAGAGAATCAGTGTCACCTTTTTTGAGTATAGTGAAGAGCATCAGACGTGTTAGGGGTGGAAGGAGGGTGGGTTTCCAAGATGTATTTTTTTTGGAAGGGGAAGATACTTATCAAGTCCATGAgtattaa
- the LOC117182242 gene encoding F-box/LRR-repeat protein 4-like isoform X2: protein MEKMEESREIDNGIGSINTLNDDCLRLVFQYLPIVEKIKVERVCKRWQKLSKESWYTFKRLDLCPSTWGWPDDTEKKFIDNDILHEVLIRCSQYLNDVDLRRNQSKILLYYVSIKDICLKCQRLKSLNLSDLSSSRRGHNCPYTDSEGLIDSLLLTCQNLIKFGLEPCYSGYHEKDLGRLFDNMRKIKYLRLGSYHRPLYIDGECLLHLPNDTIEEIVLVGCTFLQPSFFRKAFDSFDNLETLVLCNCQSVNDYALLTLAFHLKTLKALGITGSCLITEEGMKKTIRLKNLQKLNVMGNQSFTDDVLTGISANCQQLAFLDISFCQRITDKGILSTAFLSNLNHLIISQTKNISDEHLGRLHNLKYLEAGGCTRLKDDGLCELLETNLRLEVLHLEGSLSITDKLLTVATNATKERRSGAVLKISTSNTAMKRRESVSPFLSIVKSIRRVRGGRRVGFQDVFFLEGEDTYQVHEY from the exons ATGGAGAAAATGGAAGAGAGTCGAGAAATTGATAATGGTATTGGATCTATAAACACATTAAACGATGATTGCCTTAGACTAGTTTTTCAATACCTTCCCATAGTTGAGAAGATCAAGGTGGAAAGAG TATGCAAACGTTGGCAAAAATTAAGCAAGGAGTCGTGGTATACATTTAAGAGACTCGATCTCTGTCCTTCCACGTGGGGCTGGCCTGAtgatactgaaaaaaaattcatagatAACGACATACTTCACGAAGTACTAATTCGCTGCAGTCAATACCTAAATGATGTGGACTTACGCAGGAATCAGTCTAAGATTCTTTTGTATTATGTCTCAATAAAAGATATATGTTTAAAATGCCAAAGACTAAAGTCACTAAATTTATCAGACCTATCCTCAAGTCGGCGAGGACACAATTGTCCATATACGGATTCAGAGGGACTGATTGATTCATTGTTACTTACATGTCAAAACCTGATTAAATTTGGTTTGGAACCTTGTTATAGTGGATATCACGAAAAGGATTTAGGAAGATTGTTTGATAacatgagaaaaattaaatatcttcgACTTGGTTCATACCATAGGCCACTGTATATTGACGGAGAATGTTTGCTACATTTACCAAATGACACAATAGAAGAAATAGTACTAGTAGGTTGCACATTTCTTCAACCTAGTTTTTTTCGGAAA GCTTTCGACTCGTTTGATAATTTAGAAACACTTGTCCTGTGTAATTGTCAAAGTGTCAACGACTATGCTCTGCTGACGCttgcttttcatttaaaaactttaaaagctttGGGAATAACAGGATCATGTTTGATAACTGAGGAAGGAATGAAGAAAACAATTAGGCTGAAAAACCTTCAAAAGCTAAATGTCATGGGCAACCAATCATTTACTGATGACGTACTCACTGGAATATCAGCCAATTGTCAACAGCTtgcatttttggatatttcat TTTGTCAACGTATTACCGACAAGGGAATATTAAGCACTGCTTTTTTATCGAACCTGAATCATTTAATAATATCTCAGACAAAAAATATATCTGATGAACACTTAGGAAGGttacacaatttaaaatatttggaagctGGTGGCTGTACACGTTTAAAAGACGACGGTTTATGTGAATTACTTGAAACTAACCTCAGACTCGAAGTCCTCCACCTCGAAGGTAGTTTATCGATTACTGATAAGCTGCTGACAGTGGCCACTAATGCTACAAAAGAACGCCGAAGTGGTGCAGTTTTGAAAATTAGCACCTCAAACACTGCAATGAAAAGAAGAGAATCAGTGTCACCTTTTTTGAGTATAGTGAAGAGCATCAGACGTGTTAGGGGTGGAAGGAGGGTGGGTTTCCAAGATGTATTTTTTTTGGAAGGGGAAGATACTTATCAAGTCCATGAgtattaa